The nucleotide window ATCAATCCTGATGATTGAACAAGACTACTACTATAAAGACCAAAGTCATCTTCCAATGGAAGAGCGTTTAAAGACAAACTATGACCACCCACTGGCATTTGATAATGACCTTTTGATAGATCATATCAAAACGCTGCTTCGCCACGAGGAGATTAATAAGCCTGTTTATGATTATGCGATCCATACAAGGTCAAGCGAAGTTGTCCATGTTGAACCAAAAGACGTGATCATTCTTGAAGGCATCCTGATTCTTGAAGATGAGAGACTGCGCAACTTGATGGATATCAAACTTTATGTCGATACAGATGCTGATTTACGGATCATCCGCAGGCTGCTGCGTGACATAAAAGAGCGTGGACGTTCAATGGACTCTGTCATCGAACAATACGTGAATGTTGTCAGGCCGATGCATAACCAGTTCATCGAGCCAACAAAGCGTTATGCGGATGTCATCATCCCTGAGGGAGGCCACAATCACGTGGCGATTGACCTGATGGTAACAAAAATTCAAACAATTCTTGAACAAAAATCATTTTTGTGACACAATAGCATAGATAATGTGGACATGGAAGTACTTGAATAAAGTGCTTCCTTTTGTCCAGAGAGAAATAAATGGCCTGAAATGGCTCTATTTAAAATGCGCGCCCTGGTGAAGGACGCGCTCCTGTATATTTTTCAGGATACATAATATAATAGTACACAATCTATTTTTTGGGGAATTGTGAAGACTAGAAGGAGTGAAGTATTTTGGCTACAGAAAAAGTTTTTCCTATGACACAGGCTGGAAAAGAAAAGCTGGAACATGAATTGGAACAGTTAAAAACGGTAAAACGTAAAGAAGTTGTTGAGAGAATCAAGATCGCGCGCAGCTTTGGTGACCTATCAGAGAACTCTGAGTATGATTCAGCCAAAGAAGAGCAAGCCTTTGTTGAAGGCCGTATCACGACTCTTGAAAATATGATTCGCAATGCAAAGATCATCCAGGAAGATGAAGTTAGCACAGATGCAGTCAGCCTTGGCCGCACAGTGACTTTTGTCGAGCTTCCTGATGGGGATGAGGAATCGTATACAATCGTAGGAAGTGCTGAAGCAGACCCGTTTGATGGTAAAATTTCAAACGATTCTCCAATTGCTAAAAGCTTGATGGGCAAGAAGGTTGGAGATGAAGTGACTGTCCAGACTCCTGGCGGCGAAATGAACGTCCGCATTACCACAATTAAGTAAGTACCTTATGTTTGAAATATCAGCACCTCGTCAACACTTTTGACGAGGTGTTTTTTTATGCGTAAAAAAAGAATGGTAGCGTGGATCTCCATTTGTATAGCTGCCTTTGGTCTGCTGGTGTTCCGTCTGGCACAGCTGCAGCTATTTGATACAGAGTCCTTTTCCAAGCATGAAATCAATTTAATAGAAGCAAGTGTTAAGCAAAGATCACAAGAAATGGTCGTTGACAATGGCAGGGGGAATTTCCTTGACAGGTCAGGAGCCCCTTTATCCTATGAAACATCGTCGGTGCTTGTTCTGTTTCCATTTTTAAAGAAAATGGACTGGGAAGCTGACAAGGTCGCAAGGACTATCGGTGTCTCTGGATACGCTTTGAAAAATGCAGTAGAAAGGTCCAAGGAACCTTTCGCCTTTGGTGATCCTGATCCGATGATCTTGTCTAAAAGCCAAATGGATATTATTAACAAGATGGAAATTCCAGGGGTATTTGCAGTTGAGCGAAAGTATCCATTAGAGAAAGTGCCAGCTGCCCAGCTTCTGGGGATTATTGGTGAGAATGAATCGCTTCTGAAATCAAGGTATGGGGAGAAAGATTTGCTGCCAAGAACCTTGATTGGTATCTCAGGGCTGGAAAAAAGCTTTGATGAATTTCTGGTTGCCGAAGGGAAATCAAAGTTGGTTTATCATGTCGACGGAGCGGGTGCGCCGCTATTCGGGATCAATGTAAAATACATAGACCCAGCAAATCCATTTTATCCAATCAACCTGCAGACATCGATAGACAAAGATTTGCAGGTACTCCTTGAGAAAAAAGTTGACGATTATAACATCAGCAGAGGGGGCGTCGTGCTGCTGGATATTGAAACGAACAGCATATTGGCAATGGTTTCAAGACCAGACATTAATCGTGTGAACCCTTATAATGGCGTAGGAACAGAAAATATGATGGTCAAGCAGCATATACCTGGTTCTGTCTTTAAAACGGTTGTTGCAGCGGCAGCAATCGATCATGGACTCGATGATCCAGCCAGGAAGTTTGATTGCAGTAAGAAGATCAACGGGGATCCTGATTTGAAATA belongs to Mesobacillus subterraneus and includes:
- the udk gene encoding uridine kinase, which encodes MARKPVVIGVAGGSGSGKTSVTKAIFDSFKSQSILMIEQDYYYKDQSHLPMEERLKTNYDHPLAFDNDLLIDHIKTLLRHEEINKPVYDYAIHTRSSEVVHVEPKDVIILEGILILEDERLRNLMDIKLYVDTDADLRIIRRLLRDIKERGRSMDSVIEQYVNVVRPMHNQFIEPTKRYADVIIPEGGHNHVAIDLMVTKIQTILEQKSFL
- the greA gene encoding transcription elongation factor GreA; amino-acid sequence: MATEKVFPMTQAGKEKLEHELEQLKTVKRKEVVERIKIARSFGDLSENSEYDSAKEEQAFVEGRITTLENMIRNAKIIQEDEVSTDAVSLGRTVTFVELPDGDEESYTIVGSAEADPFDGKISNDSPIAKSLMGKKVGDEVTVQTPGGEMNVRITTIK
- a CDS encoding peptidoglycan D,D-transpeptidase FtsI family protein, which produces MRKKRMVAWISICIAAFGLLVFRLAQLQLFDTESFSKHEINLIEASVKQRSQEMVVDNGRGNFLDRSGAPLSYETSSVLVLFPFLKKMDWEADKVARTIGVSGYALKNAVERSKEPFAFGDPDPMILSKSQMDIINKMEIPGVFAVERKYPLEKVPAAQLLGIIGENESLLKSRYGEKDLLPRTLIGISGLEKSFDEFLVAEGKSKLVYHVDGAGAPLFGINVKYIDPANPFYPINLQTSIDKDLQVLLEKKVDDYNISRGGVVLLDIETNSILAMVSRPDINRVNPYNGVGTENMMVKQHIPGSVFKTVVAAAAIDHGLDDPARKFDCSKKINGDPDLKYDHGMLNFSDSFAVSCNRTFGEVARELQEKDPNILEKYAEMLSITGGAGWKGDIFHLEDFEQLQDEEKGRVFLSDEAKKDRNFAALSGIGQHEVRVSPLAVANMMATIARGGEKDMVRAVFSIQYQNGAKMTEFSKRELEGEKISPFTAMKLQKLLREVVLNEEGTGRWFRDLPYGVAGKSGTAETGIYKEGKQLHNKWFAGYFPYENPKYALVTVNLGVIENEGGVNPLFADIVKEVYGFNHGTPDEGPKHN